A region from the Dinoroseobacter shibae DFL 12 = DSM 16493 genome encodes:
- a CDS encoding D-alanine--D-alanine ligase, producing the protein MRRDVSSKASPKVAMMMGGTSSERAVSLSSGRECGAALRAEGFEVIDLDAGPDLAARLEDLRPDVVFNALHGRWGEDGCVQGLLEWLRIPYTHSGVLASALAMDKERTKAAYAAAGLPIATSGLFTRAQIAARHVMPPPYVIKPYNEGSSVGVYLVPEGAEAAPELADDLPDTLMVEAFVPGRELTVTVQGDRALCVTDIVTEGWYDYDAKYVPGGSRHVLPAEVPGDVYDACMAHAETAHRVLGCRGISRTDFRWDPRRSLDGLALLETNTQPGMTPTSLTPEQAQHVGLGFGALCRWIVEDASCDR; encoded by the coding sequence ATGAGGCGGGACGTGTCGAGCAAGGCATCCCCCAAGGTGGCCATGATGATGGGCGGTACCTCGTCGGAACGCGCCGTGTCCCTGTCGTCGGGACGCGAATGCGGGGCTGCGCTCCGGGCAGAGGGGTTCGAGGTGATCGACCTCGATGCGGGTCCGGACCTGGCCGCGCGGCTCGAAGATCTGCGCCCGGACGTGGTGTTCAACGCGCTCCATGGCCGCTGGGGGGAGGATGGCTGCGTGCAGGGCCTGCTGGAATGGCTGCGCATCCCCTATACCCATTCGGGCGTGCTGGCCTCGGCCCTGGCGATGGACAAGGAACGCACCAAGGCCGCCTATGCGGCGGCCGGGCTGCCGATCGCCACGAGCGGGCTTTTCACCAGGGCGCAGATCGCCGCGCGCCACGTGATGCCGCCGCCTTACGTGATCAAACCCTATAATGAGGGCTCGTCCGTCGGGGTGTACCTGGTGCCCGAGGGGGCGGAGGCCGCGCCGGAGCTGGCGGACGACCTGCCCGACACGCTGATGGTGGAGGCCTTCGTGCCCGGGCGGGAGCTGACCGTGACCGTGCAGGGGGACCGCGCGCTCTGTGTCACCGATATCGTGACCGAGGGCTGGTACGATTACGACGCGAAATACGTCCCCGGCGGGTCGCGCCATGTATTGCCGGCCGAGGTGCCCGGGGATGTCTACGACGCCTGCATGGCCCATGCCGAGACCGCGCACCGGGTACTCGGCTGCCGCGGGATCTCGCGCACCGATTTCCGCTGGGATCCGCGCCGCAGCCTCGATGGGCTGGCCCTGCTGGAGACCAACACCCAGCCGGGGATGACGCCCACCTCCCTGACCCCCGAACAGGCGCAGCATGTGGGGCTGGGCTTCGGCGCGCTCTGCCGCTGGATCGTGGAGGACGCCTCATGCGACCGTTGA
- a CDS encoding cell division protein FtsQ/DivIB, with the protein MRPLSFRRRTAQARPDPAPSRLSYRVQRLLLTPLFHALIRVGLPAFVLAFGVGWLLQNQELRDELVAQTIALRTQIEQRPEFMVNAMSVSGASTELIEDIHEVVPIDFPVSSFALDLEAMDRIIGELDAVAEVDLSIQAAGILAIEIVERTPAVVWQTRQTLEILDAEGHRVGPIESRAAHAALPLVAGPGGNRAVAEALRLLEVAEELAPRIIGLQRMGERRWDVVLTEGQRILLPEREAELALARVIELDQAEDLFARDISVVDMRLPDRPTVRLNPDALDALWTIRGLTNDRIE; encoded by the coding sequence ATGCGACCGTTGAGCTTCCGGCGCCGCACCGCGCAGGCGCGCCCCGACCCCGCGCCCTCGCGGCTCAGCTACCGGGTGCAGCGGTTGCTGCTCACGCCGCTTTTTCATGCGCTGATCCGGGTCGGCCTGCCCGCCTTCGTCCTGGCCTTCGGGGTGGGCTGGCTGCTGCAGAACCAGGAGTTGCGCGACGAGCTGGTGGCCCAGACCATCGCCCTGCGCACCCAGATCGAGCAGCGCCCGGAATTCATGGTCAACGCCATGTCGGTCTCCGGCGCCTCCACCGAACTGATCGAGGACATCCACGAGGTGGTGCCCATCGACTTCCCCGTCAGCTCCTTCGCGCTGGACCTCGAGGCGATGGACCGGATCATCGGCGAGCTTGACGCGGTGGCCGAGGTCGACCTGTCGATCCAGGCCGCGGGCATCCTCGCCATCGAGATCGTCGAACGCACGCCGGCGGTGGTCTGGCAGACCCGCCAGACGCTGGAGATCCTCGATGCCGAGGGTCACCGGGTCGGGCCCATCGAATCCCGCGCGGCCCATGCCGCCCTGCCGCTGGTGGCGGGCCCGGGCGGCAACCGGGCGGTGGCCGAGGCGCTGCGCCTGCTGGAGGTGGCCGAAGAGCTCGCCCCGCGGATCATCGGTCTGCAACGGATGGGCGAGCGGCGCTGGGACGTGGTGCTGACCGAGGGCCAGCGCATCCTGCTGCCCGAGCGGGAGGCCGAACTGGCCCTCGCCCGGGTGATCGAGCTTGACCAGGCCGAAGACCTCTTTGCGCGCGACATTTCCGTGGTCGACATGCGGCTTCCGGACCGCCCGACCGTGCGGCTCAACCCCGATGCGCTCGATGCGCTCTGGACCATTCGTGGTCTCACCAACGACAGGATCGAATGA
- the ftsZ gene encoding cell division protein FtsZ yields the protein MTLNLTMPEHNELKPRITVFGVGGAGGNAVDNMIDKQLDGVEFVIANTDSQALQGSNAPAKIQIGAKVTEGLGAGARPSVGAAAAEESIEEIVDHLAGAHMCFITAGMGGGTGTGAAPIIAQAARELGVLTVGVVTKPFQFEGAKRMRQAEEGVEILQKVVDTLIIIPNQNLFRLANEKTTFTEAFSMADDVLYQGVKGVTDLMVQPGLINLDFADVRAVMDEMGKAMMGTGEATGEDRATQAAEKAIANPLLDEISLRGAKGVLINITGGYDLTLFELDEAANRIREEVDPEANIIVGSTLDTSMEGAMRVSVVATGIDAVEAQQDVPTPRRRMSEPLTPASSFAAEPADETPEPVYQPEVAAVEAAPEPQEAPSRLQEVAQRAPAEEPVEEDLFATAESRKVETFRAQPDAYDPNGFEPGSPASEFVAPQPRKPGTPTPETLARLRTAVNSTKSVGAAPSRAPADPGEGAEKRGFGINSLINRMTGQAADHGHAASPQARRPSPVSEPQMVDPDHEKVEIPAFLRRQAN from the coding sequence ATGACATTGAACCTCACCATGCCAGAGCATAACGAACTCAAGCCCCGGATCACCGTCTTCGGTGTCGGCGGCGCCGGCGGAAACGCCGTGGACAACATGATCGACAAGCAGCTCGATGGCGTGGAATTCGTCATTGCGAACACCGACAGCCAGGCGCTGCAGGGCTCCAACGCCCCGGCCAAAATCCAGATCGGCGCGAAAGTGACCGAAGGGCTTGGCGCCGGTGCGCGGCCCAGCGTGGGCGCGGCCGCCGCCGAAGAGAGCATCGAGGAAATCGTCGATCACCTCGCGGGCGCGCATATGTGCTTCATCACCGCGGGCATGGGCGGCGGCACCGGCACGGGTGCTGCCCCGATCATCGCGCAGGCGGCGCGGGAGCTGGGTGTTCTGACCGTCGGCGTGGTCACCAAACCCTTCCAGTTCGAAGGCGCCAAGCGGATGCGCCAGGCCGAGGAAGGCGTCGAGATCCTGCAAAAGGTGGTCGATACCCTGATCATCATCCCCAACCAGAACCTGTTCCGGTTGGCCAATGAGAAGACGACCTTCACCGAGGCGTTCTCGATGGCCGATGACGTGCTCTACCAGGGCGTCAAGGGGGTGACCGACCTGATGGTGCAGCCGGGTCTCATCAACCTCGACTTCGCGGATGTGCGCGCCGTGATGGACGAGATGGGCAAGGCGATGATGGGCACCGGCGAGGCCACTGGCGAGGATCGCGCGACCCAGGCCGCGGAGAAGGCGATCGCCAACCCGCTGCTGGACGAGATCAGCCTGCGTGGCGCCAAGGGCGTCCTGATCAACATCACCGGCGGCTACGACCTGACCCTGTTCGAGCTGGACGAGGCCGCGAACCGGATCCGCGAAGAGGTGGACCCGGAAGCCAACATCATCGTCGGCTCGACGCTCGACACCTCCATGGAAGGGGCGATGCGCGTCTCCGTGGTGGCCACGGGGATCGACGCCGTCGAGGCCCAGCAGGACGTGCCGACGCCGCGCCGCCGGATGTCCGAGCCGCTCACCCCGGCATCGAGCTTCGCGGCCGAGCCGGCCGACGAGACGCCGGAGCCGGTCTATCAGCCCGAGGTCGCCGCGGTCGAGGCCGCGCCGGAGCCGCAAGAGGCCCCCTCCCGCCTCCAGGAGGTCGCGCAGCGCGCCCCCGCCGAGGAGCCGGTCGAGGAGGATCTCTTCGCCACCGCCGAGAGCCGGAAGGTCGAAACCTTCCGCGCCCAGCCCGATGCCTATGACCCCAACGGGTTCGAGCCGGGCTCGCCCGCGTCCGAGTTCGTCGCCCCCCAGCCGCGCAAGCCCGGCACGCCGACCCCCGAGACCCTCGCGCGCCTGCGCACGGCGGTGAACTCCACCAAATCGGTCGGGGCCGCGCCGTCGCGCGCGCCGGCAGACCCGGGGGAGGGGGCGGAAAAACGCGGCTTCGGGATCAATTCCCTGATCAACCGCATGACCGGCCAGGCGGCCGATCACGGCCACGCGGCCAGCCCGCAGGCCCGCCGCCCCAGCCCCGTGAGCGAACCGCAAATGGTCGACCCGGACCACGAAAAGGTCGAGATCCCCGCCTTCCTGCGGCGTCAGGCCAACTAG
- a CDS encoding DUF2484 family protein — MPTTFPLSLTLFCVWILVAAVIAVLPSRYHWRGAFVLMALLVPLLGYIWAQLGPWYLLGAAVAAVSVLRWPVRYAMGWLRARLTGAGK, encoded by the coding sequence ATGCCCACCACATTTCCCCTGTCCCTGACCCTGTTCTGCGTCTGGATCCTGGTCGCGGCGGTGATCGCGGTCCTGCCGAGCCGGTATCACTGGCGCGGGGCGTTCGTCTTGATGGCGTTGCTGGTCCCCCTGCTGGGCTATATCTGGGCGCAACTGGGCCCTTGGTATCTGCTCGGCGCGGCGGTGGCGGCGGTGTCGGTCCTGCGCTGGCCGGTGCGGTATGCCATGGGCTGGCTGCGGGCGCGGCTGACGGGGGCGGGCAAGTGA
- the ftsA gene encoding cell division protein FtsA — translation MKDLYSAQRAMRNMRQAAMQRGVVAVLDIGTNKVACLVLKFDGPAPEHEADGVGTMAGQSRFRVIGAAATRSRGIRFGEIDGMVEAERAIRTALQGAQKMAQVRVDHVIASFSGAEPRSYGVSGQVEVAGEAVSEQDIAQVLARCDLPDFGEGREVLHAQPVNFALDHRSGLNDPRGQIGKRLVADMHVLTVQQTAIQNLLYAVKRCDLELAGLASSSYVSGVSALVEDERELGAACIDLGAGSSGVSIFLKKHMIYADSVRLGGDHITSDISKGLSVPHAFAERIKTIYGGVLATGMDDREQIEITSETGDWEHDRRTVSRSELIGIIRPRVEEILEDVRDRLVGAGFDQLPSQQIVLTGGGSQLQGLDGLAAKILGPQVRVGRPLRVRGLPQSTSGPEFASVVGLCLHAAHPQDEWWDFEMPHDRYPARSLKRAVRWVRDNW, via the coding sequence ATGAAGGACCTTTATTCGGCCCAGCGGGCCATGCGGAACATGCGGCAGGCCGCGATGCAGCGCGGGGTGGTGGCCGTGTTGGACATCGGCACGAACAAGGTGGCCTGCCTGGTGCTGAAATTCGACGGCCCCGCGCCCGAGCATGAGGCCGACGGCGTGGGCACCATGGCGGGCCAGTCCCGGTTCCGGGTGATCGGCGCCGCCGCGACCCGGTCGCGCGGCATCCGCTTCGGCGAGATCGACGGCATGGTGGAGGCCGAGCGCGCGATCCGCACCGCCCTGCAAGGTGCCCAGAAAATGGCGCAGGTCCGGGTCGATCACGTCATCGCCAGTTTCTCCGGCGCCGAGCCGCGTTCCTACGGGGTGTCGGGGCAGGTGGAGGTCGCGGGCGAGGCCGTGTCCGAGCAGGACATCGCCCAGGTGCTGGCGCGCTGCGACCTGCCCGATTTCGGCGAGGGGCGCGAGGTGCTCCATGCCCAGCCGGTGAATTTCGCGCTGGATCATCGGTCGGGCCTGAACGACCCGCGCGGCCAGATCGGCAAGCGGCTGGTGGCGGACATGCATGTCCTGACCGTGCAGCAGACCGCGATCCAGAACCTTCTCTATGCGGTCAAGCGCTGCGATCTCGAACTCGCGGGCCTGGCGTCGTCCTCCTATGTCTCCGGCGTCTCGGCCCTGGTCGAGGACGAGCGCGAATTGGGCGCCGCCTGCATCGACCTGGGCGCGGGCAGCTCCGGCGTGTCGATCTTTCTCAAGAAACACATGATCTATGCCGACAGCGTGCGCCTGGGCGGCGATCACATCACCTCCGACATCTCCAAGGGCCTGTCCGTGCCGCACGCCTTCGCCGAGCGGATCAAGACGATCTATGGCGGGGTTCTGGCCACGGGCATGGATGACCGCGAGCAGATAGAGATCACCTCCGAGACCGGCGATTGGGAACATGACCGTCGCACGGTCAGCCGGTCGGAGCTGATCGGGATCATCCGCCCCCGGGTGGAGGAGATCCTCGAAGACGTGCGCGACCGGCTGGTGGGGGCGGGGTTCGACCAGCTGCCCAGCCAGCAGATCGTGCTCACCGGCGGCGGCAGCCAGTTGCAGGGCCTCGACGGATTGGCGGCCAAGATACTCGGGCCCCAGGTGCGCGTGGGCCGACCCCTGCGGGTGCGCGGGTTGCCGCAATCGACCTCGGGGCCGGAATTCGCTTCGGTGGTGGGGCTGTGCCTGCATGCCGCACATCCCCAGGACGAATGGTGGGATTTCGAGATGCCCCATGACCGCTACCCGGCCCGATCACTCAAGCGCGCGGTCCGCTGGGTGCGCGACAACTGGTAG
- the murB gene encoding UDP-N-acetylmuramate dehydrogenase: protein MTDLRGTLTENRPLADLTWLRVGGPADLFFQPADADDLAAFLRADLARPVFVMGVGSNLIVRDGGLRAAVIRLGRGFNGIRIDGTRVRAGAAALDAHVARKAAAAGVDLTFLRTIPGTIGGAVAMNAGCYGTYMADVFVEATALTRAGEAITLTREDLNFRYRQSDLPPGTVITEVVMEGPPGAPEALEARMADQLAKREATQPTKDRTAGSTFRNPAGFSSTGRADDTHEAKAWAVIDAAGMRGAMRGAAQMSPKHPNFLVNTGGATAAELESLGEEVRKKVFQATGHSLHWEVIRIGQPGRTPPA, encoded by the coding sequence GTGACCGACCTGCGCGGCACGCTGACCGAGAACCGCCCATTGGCGGACCTGACATGGCTGCGCGTGGGCGGGCCTGCGGACCTGTTTTTCCAGCCTGCGGATGCCGACGACCTCGCGGCTTTCCTGCGCGCGGACCTCGCGCGGCCCGTTTTCGTGATGGGGGTGGGGTCCAACCTGATCGTGCGCGACGGCGGGCTGCGCGCGGCGGTGATCCGGCTGGGCCGGGGGTTCAACGGGATCCGGATCGACGGCACCCGGGTGCGGGCCGGGGCGGCCGCGCTCGATGCCCATGTCGCGCGCAAGGCGGCCGCCGCGGGGGTGGACCTGACCTTCCTGCGCACCATTCCGGGCACGATCGGCGGGGCCGTGGCGATGAACGCGGGCTGCTACGGCACCTACATGGCGGATGTCTTCGTCGAGGCCACCGCGCTCACCCGGGCGGGGGAGGCGATCACCCTGACGCGCGAGGACCTGAATTTCCGCTACCGGCAGAGCGATCTGCCCCCGGGCACGGTGATCACGGAGGTGGTGATGGAAGGCCCGCCGGGCGCGCCGGAGGCGCTGGAGGCGCGCATGGCCGACCAGCTGGCCAAGCGCGAGGCGACACAGCCCACCAAAGACCGCACCGCCGGGTCGACCTTCCGCAACCCGGCCGGGTTCAGCTCCACCGGGCGCGCGGACGACACCCACGAGGCCAAGGCCTGGGCGGTGATCGACGCGGCGGGAATGCGCGGTGCCATGCGCGGCGCGGCGCAGATGTCGCCCAAGCATCCGAACTTCCTCGTCAATACCGGGGGCGCCACTGCCGCCGAGCTGGAATCCCTCGGCGAGGAAGTGCGAAAAAAGGTTTTCCAAGCCACGGGCCATTCGCTACACTGGGAAGTGATCCGCATCGGCCAGCCCGGGCGGACGCCCCCCGCATAA
- a CDS encoding peptidoglycan glycosyltransferase FtsW, giving the protein MTEMVYGTVRSGAREPVLPRWWRTVDKVSLLAILGLFAIGLLLGLAASPPLATRNGLQPFHYVERQLIFGTMALGVMGILSLGDPRMIRRMGVLLFVATFLALAFLPLFGTDFGKGATRWYSLGFASVQPSEFLKPAFIILCAWLLAAAQEINGPPGRSLSLAVALIVVAFLVIQPDFGQACLILFGWAAMYFVAGASMLLVVALVGMVGLAGVVAYNASEHFARRIDGFLSTEVDPTTQLGYATNAIREGGFFGVGVGEGQVKWVLPDAHTDFIIAVAAEEYGVLLVLVIIALYATIVLRSLWRLMKERDPFARLAGTGLVLLFAAQAIINMGVAVRMLPAKGMTLPLVSYGGSSLIATGIALGCLLAFTRSRPQGQIEDVLIKRGR; this is encoded by the coding sequence ATGACAGAGATGGTGTATGGCACCGTCCGGTCCGGCGCGCGGGAGCCGGTGCTCCCCCGGTGGTGGCGGACCGTGGACAAGGTGAGCCTCCTGGCGATCCTCGGGCTCTTCGCGATCGGGCTCCTGCTCGGTCTCGCGGCCTCTCCGCCGCTTGCCACGCGCAACGGGTTGCAGCCGTTTCACTATGTCGAACGGCAGCTGATTTTCGGCACCATGGCGCTGGGCGTGATGGGGATTCTGTCGCTCGGCGACCCGCGGATGATCCGCCGGATGGGGGTGCTCCTGTTCGTGGCGACCTTCCTGGCGCTGGCCTTCCTTCCGCTGTTCGGAACCGACTTCGGCAAGGGGGCAACCCGCTGGTATTCCTTGGGATTTGCCAGCGTGCAGCCGTCGGAATTCCTCAAGCCCGCCTTCATCATCCTGTGCGCCTGGCTGCTCGCCGCCGCGCAGGAGATCAACGGCCCCCCAGGGCGGAGCCTGTCGCTCGCCGTGGCGCTCATCGTGGTGGCCTTCCTGGTGATCCAGCCCGATTTCGGCCAGGCCTGCCTGATCCTGTTCGGCTGGGCGGCGATGTATTTCGTGGCCGGGGCCTCGATGCTGCTGGTCGTGGCGCTGGTGGGCATGGTGGGGCTCGCGGGCGTCGTGGCTTATAACGCGTCGGAGCATTTCGCCCGCCGGATCGACGGCTTCCTGTCCACCGAAGTCGACCCGACGACGCAGCTCGGCTACGCCACCAACGCGATCCGCGAGGGCGGGTTCTTCGGCGTCGGCGTGGGCGAGGGGCAAGTGAAATGGGTGCTCCCCGACGCGCATACCGACTTCATCATCGCCGTGGCGGCCGAGGAATACGGCGTCCTTCTGGTCCTTGTTATCATTGCGCTTTATGCCACTATCGTGCTGCGCAGCCTGTGGCGCCTGATGAAGGAACGCGACCCTTTCGCGCGGCTTGCGGGCACGGGTCTGGTGCTGCTCTTTGCCGCCCAGGCCATCATCAACATGGGCGTCGCGGTCCGGATGCTGCCGGCCAAGGGCATGACCCTGCCGCTGGTCAGTTATGGCGGATCCTCGCTCATTGCGACGGGCATCGCGCTGGGCTGTCTTTTGGCCTTTACGCGCAGCCGCCCGCAGGGGCAGATCGAAGACGTTCTGATCAAGCGGGGAAGATAG
- the lpxC gene encoding UDP-3-O-acyl-N-acetylglucosamine deacetylase, translating into MQKTLKSKVVFEGVGLHSGAPVRMVVHPASAEYGIWFKRTDVLAGDNFVAARWDQVDRTPLCTKLRNDAGMTVSTVEHVMAALSGCGIYNALIELNGPEVPILDGSSAEFVAGFLAAGIRDLSEPSRLLRILKPVEVRDGLAMARLDPAPGFELRFHIDFVDSAIGDQSKRLSMANGTFVRELCDSRTFCRQSDVDAMHAQGLALGGTYDNAVVVDGARVLSPGGFRHPDEAVRHKMLDAVGDLALAGAPIFGRYTGERAGHTMTNTLLRALFADPSSYVVETCSRAMAARLPGSGLHRTDLRLVA; encoded by the coding sequence GTGCAGAAAACGCTCAAATCCAAGGTCGTCTTCGAAGGCGTAGGGCTCCATAGCGGCGCACCCGTACGCATGGTCGTACACCCGGCCTCGGCAGAATACGGGATCTGGTTCAAGCGCACCGATGTGCTGGCGGGCGACAATTTCGTCGCCGCGCGCTGGGACCAGGTAGACCGCACACCGCTCTGCACCAAGCTGCGCAACGACGCGGGCATGACCGTCTCCACCGTGGAGCATGTGATGGCCGCCCTGTCGGGCTGCGGCATCTACAATGCGCTGATCGAGTTGAACGGCCCCGAAGTACCGATCCTCGACGGCAGCTCCGCCGAGTTTGTCGCAGGCTTCCTCGCCGCGGGCATCCGCGATCTGTCCGAGCCGAGCCGCCTGCTGCGCATCCTCAAACCGGTCGAGGTCCGCGATGGCCTTGCCATGGCCCGGCTCGACCCGGCGCCCGGTTTCGAGCTGCGCTTTCACATCGATTTCGTCGACAGCGCCATCGGCGACCAGTCCAAGCGCCTGTCCATGGCCAACGGCACCTTCGTGCGGGAGCTGTGCGACAGCCGCACCTTCTGCCGCCAGTCGGACGTGGACGCGATGCATGCCCAGGGCCTCGCCCTCGGCGGCACCTATGACAACGCGGTCGTGGTCGACGGCGCGCGCGTGCTCAGCCCCGGCGGCTTCCGCCACCCGGACGAGGCGGTCCGCCACAAGATGCTCGACGCGGTGGGCGACCTGGCGTTGGCCGGCGCGCCGATCTTCGGGCGCTACACCGGCGAACGGGCCGGCCACACCATGACCAACACGCTCCTGCGGGCGCTTTTCGCGGACCCGAGCAGCTATGTGGTCGAGACCTGCAGCCGCGCCATGGCCGCGCGCCTGCCGGGCTCGGGCCTGCATCGCACGGACCTGCGCCTGGTGGCCTGA
- the murC gene encoding UDP-N-acetylmuramate--L-alanine ligase — protein sequence MKDSFVMNAATKLPTQLGPIHFTGIGGIGMSGIAEVLLTHGYTVQGSDLKPSKITERLERLGAKIFIGQVGENLADAEVVVISSAIKPGNPELETARARGLPVVRRAEMLAELMRLKSNIAIAGTHGKTTTTTMVATLLDRGGIDPTVINGGIIHAYDSNARAGAGEWMVVEADESDGTFNRLPATIAVVTNIDPEHMEHWGSFERLKDGFHEFVSNIPFYGLAVCCTDHPEVQALVGRITDRRVVTFGFNTQADVRAVNLTYKSGVAHFDILLRNEGQVISGCTLPMPGDHNVSNALAAVAVARHLGMKRDEIRAALAGFAGVNRRFTKVAELGGVTIIDDYGHHPVEIAAVLKAARQASEGRVIAVHQPHRFSRLASLFEDFCTCFNEADVVGISDIFAAGEDPIPGASRDDLVKGLIAHGHRHAVAVPDEDALEALIRAEAKPGDIVVCLGAGTISTWAHNLPARMG from the coding sequence ATGAAAGACAGCTTCGTCATGAACGCCGCCACGAAACTTCCCACCCAGCTCGGGCCGATCCACTTCACCGGCATCGGCGGGATCGGCATGTCGGGCATCGCCGAAGTGCTGCTGACCCATGGCTACACGGTGCAGGGCTCGGACCTGAAACCGTCGAAGATCACCGAAAGGCTGGAGCGGCTGGGCGCGAAGATCTTCATCGGGCAGGTGGGCGAGAACCTGGCCGATGCGGAGGTCGTGGTGATCTCCTCGGCGATCAAGCCGGGCAACCCGGAGCTTGAGACCGCCCGCGCCCGCGGCCTGCCGGTGGTGCGCCGGGCCGAGATGCTGGCGGAGCTGATGCGGCTGAAATCGAACATCGCCATCGCGGGCACCCATGGCAAGACGACCACCACCACGATGGTCGCCACGCTGCTCGACCGGGGCGGGATCGACCCCACGGTGATCAATGGCGGGATCATCCATGCCTACGACTCCAACGCGCGCGCCGGGGCGGGCGAGTGGATGGTGGTGGAGGCCGACGAGAGCGACGGCACCTTCAACCGTCTGCCCGCGACCATTGCGGTGGTCACGAATATCGATCCTGAACATATGGAACATTGGGGCAGCTTCGAGCGGCTCAAGGACGGGTTTCACGAGTTCGTATCGAACATTCCGTTCTACGGGCTGGCGGTCTGCTGCACCGACCACCCGGAGGTGCAGGCGCTGGTCGGGCGGATCACCGACCGCCGCGTCGTGACCTTCGGCTTCAACACCCAAGCCGATGTGCGCGCGGTCAACCTGACCTACAAGTCCGGCGTCGCCCATTTCGACATCCTGCTGCGCAACGAGGGGCAGGTGATCTCGGGCTGCACCCTGCCGATGCCGGGCGATCACAACGTCTCCAACGCGCTGGCCGCCGTTGCCGTGGCCCGGCACCTGGGCATGAAGCGCGACGAGATCCGCGCGGCCCTGGCCGGGTTCGCGGGCGTCAACCGCCGCTTCACAAAGGTCGCCGAGCTGGGCGGTGTCACCATCATCGACGATTACGGCCACCACCCGGTGGAGATCGCCGCCGTGCTCAAGGCCGCGCGCCAGGCCAGCGAGGGCCGGGTGATCGCCGTGCACCAGCCGCACCGGTTTTCCCGGCTCGCGAGCCTGTTCGAGGATTTCTGCACCTGCTTCAACGAGGCGGATGTGGTCGGCATCTCCGACATTTTCGCCGCCGGCGAAGACCCGATCCCGGGCGCCTCCCGCGACGATCTGGTCAAGGGGCTGATCGCCCATGGCCATCGCCACGCGGTCGCGGTGCCCGACGAGGATGCGCTGGAGGCGCTGATCCGGGCCGAGGCCAAGCCGGGCGATATCGTGGTCTGCCTCGGGGCCGGGACGATCTCGACCTGGGCGCATAACCTGCCCGCGCGCATGGGGTGA
- a CDS encoding UDP-N-acetylglucosamine--N-acetylmuramyl-(pentapeptide) pyrophosphoryl-undecaprenol N-acetylglucosamine transferase — protein sequence MGTAPLLVIAAGGTGGHMFPAQALAEAMLRKGWRVKLVTDARGARYTGGFPHVVEIVEKSSATFARGGALAKVVVPVKIAAGVASALLDMLRDRPAMVVGFGGYPAIPAMAAATLLRLPRMIHEQNGVLGRVNQLFAKHVHAIACGTWPTTLPEGVQGAPTGNPVRNAILERAGAPYIPPGDWPLSLLVLGGSQGARILSDVVPTAVAGLAAPLRDRIRVAHQARAEDLDRVVAAYDAAGIRAEVQTFFHDVPKRMSEAQLVISRSGASTVADLTVIGRPSILVPYAAAAADHQTANARGLVEAGAAILIPESKLDPATLAEQIALILDNPDGAVQMAHAALRIGHPNATDRLVDLVDHLAAPPTHVAA from the coding sequence ATGGGCACGGCACCACTTCTGGTGATCGCAGCGGGCGGCACGGGCGGGCATATGTTCCCCGCGCAAGCGCTGGCCGAAGCGATGCTGCGCAAGGGCTGGCGGGTGAAGCTGGTGACCGATGCGCGGGGCGCGCGCTATACCGGTGGCTTCCCCCATGTGGTCGAGATCGTCGAGAAATCCTCGGCCACCTTCGCGCGCGGCGGAGCGTTGGCCAAGGTGGTGGTGCCGGTGAAGATCGCCGCCGGGGTCGCCTCGGCGCTGCTGGACATGCTGCGCGACCGGCCTGCGATGGTGGTGGGGTTCGGCGGCTACCCGGCGATCCCGGCCATGGCGGCGGCGACCCTGTTGCGCCTGCCGCGGATGATCCACGAACAGAACGGCGTGCTGGGCCGGGTCAACCAGCTCTTTGCCAAGCATGTGCACGCCATCGCCTGCGGCACCTGGCCCACGACCCTGCCCGAAGGGGTCCAGGGTGCGCCCACGGGCAACCCGGTGCGCAACGCCATCCTGGAGCGGGCGGGTGCCCCCTATATTCCCCCCGGCGACTGGCCCCTGAGCCTGCTGGTGCTGGGCGGCAGCCAGGGCGCGCGGATCCTGTCGGACGTGGTGCCGACCGCCGTGGCGGGGCTGGCCGCCCCCCTGCGCGACCGTATCCGCGTGGCCCATCAGGCCCGGGCCGAGGACCTCGACCGGGTCGTCGCCGCCTATGACGCCGCCGGGATCCGGGCCGAGGTGCAGACGTTCTTCCACGACGTGCCCAAACGGATGTCCGAGGCGCAGCTGGTCATCTCCCGCTCCGGGGCCTCGACGGTGGCGGACCTGACGGTGATCGGGCGGCCCTCGATCCTCGTGCCCTATGCCGCGGCGGCGGCGGATCACCAGACCGCCAATGCCCGCGGGCTGGTGGAGGCCGGGGCCGCGATCCTGATCCCGGAATCCAAGCTCGATCCCGCAACACTCGCCGAGCAGATCGCGCTGATCCTCGACAATCCCGACGGGGCGGTGCAGATGGCCCATGCCGCGCTGCGCATCGGGCATCCGAACGCCACGGACCGGTTGGTGGACCTGGTCGATCACCTCGCAGCGCCCCCAACCCATGTCGCCGCCTGA